From the genome of Halobacteriovorax marinus SJ:
TTTTTCAACACTCTTTCTCGTATTCTTAAATAACCAACCGAGAACTGGAATATCTCCTAAGAGAGGAACTTTTGAAGTTACATCTGTTTCCTTATCTCTCATTAAACCACCCATTGCAATTGTGTCTCTATCTCTAACTACAACTGAAGTTACGGCACTTCTCGTAGTTGTTGCGACACCATCACTTTGCACACCTGATGGTAGTGATCTACTTGAAAAGTCATCTATCTTTTGATCAATTTTCAATTTGATAAATCTTGTAACTTTATTTACTTGTGGAGTAATTTTTAGTGTCATAGCAACTTTTTGTTGCTTAATTGAAACCGAAGAAGAACCATTGGCAGCATTTGTTCTCTCTGGAGTAGGAATACTTTCACCAACTTCAAATACAGCTTCTTCATTATCAAGGGCCATAATTTGAGGAGTGGCGAGAACGTTTGTTCCAGCATTGGAAGCAATCGCAGTGATGAGACCTGATACAGACTTAATCTTCACTTCTTGACCACTTACTGTTTGAGTTACTGAGCTACCAGTACCACCACCAACAAATAAGCCACCAAGAGCAGTAATATTATTAGACATTACATTGAAGAGGTCAGTTCCATTTCCAACAAAACCGGCCTTATCTGTAGCACCAGAACCATAAGCACCAATAATATTGATACCGAATCCTTTATCTTTTGTTACTGATGTCTCCATGATCATACCTTCAACAAAGACTTGATCTCTTGGTCTATCTAGCTTCTTAATAACTTCCTTAATTGTAAGGTAATCAGTAGGTGAAGCTGTAACAACAATTGCGTTATTTTCTTTGTCGGCTGTGATCTTTACTTCTGCGTTGAAAAGAGAAGTAGAGTCATCATTAGATGCAACTCTTGATAGTCTTGATCTTGTTGATGTCTTTGGCTGAGCAGACGTTACAAGAGAAGAAAGTGTTTTAGCTAGAGTTTCACTTGTTCCATGATTTAAATAATAGACATGAATTTGACCCGAGCTTGAATTTACAAGCTTCACATCAAGTTTCTTAATAAGAGCGTTAAGTTGTTTTGCTCCCTCTGCATTTGTCATGGCAATGATAGAGTTTGTTCTAGGCTCTGCAATTAACTTAATTTCAGAAATTAAACTTGTATTAGCTGTAGTCGATCTTACTTTAGTAGACTTAGTTCCCTTAAAAATCTTATCTAATAATTTAGCAATCTCTTGAGCGGAAGAGTTCTTAACTGGAATAATCTGTAGTGACTCTTCGTGACCTGGAACATCTAGAAACTTAATAAGACGAGCAAGTCTATTAATATTAGAACCCGTATCCTGAACGATAATAGTATTCGTTTGTTTGATTTCAATAATTCTACCGTATCTAGACATATAAGGTCTAAATGATCTTGTTACCTCTGTAGAGTTAATATTCTTAAGAGGTAAGATTCTCATTACGTAATTATCAGTATTAGGAGTAAAGTTACCAGTATAGATTTTTGTTGGCGTATATCTGATATCTCTTGCGTTGACGATTTTGTAAAATGATCCACTTTTAACGAGAGTGTAACCATTAATATTTAAAGCTGTAAGATAGGCTCTCCACGCATCTCCAACTGTAATGGCCGTTGGGGCCATGATAGAAACTTTACCTTTTAGATCTTTGTCGAGAATGAGGTTAATTCCCGTAAGCTTTTGCATATGCTTAGTAAGGTCGGTGAGGGATGTATTTGGAAAATCAAAACTAGTGATAACCTCTGGTCCAAAAGCAGTTTCAGGATTTAAGTTAACATACTTCTTATCCTTACTTGCATCAATAGCAGATGTATCAGCATTTCTTCCAAAGAAGTCAGCTGAATTGCTATTATTATTCTTTATTAAACTTGCAGCAGATTTCTCTGTGGCCTTGTACTTTGTTTTAGCACGATACTTTGAATCGTTAAACTGCGCAGTTGCATCACTAAAAAGTAGGGGAGCCATTAAGGCCACTAGTGATGAATTAATAATTAATTTCTTGTTTTTCATAAATTCCGATCCCTGGAGTTTTATTCAAAGTTATATTCTAAGTTCTGTGTAGATCCGTCTCTTCTTACTGAAAGTTCAAATCTATCAATATCTTTTATCTTTCCAAATAAATTCATTATCTCGTTTAGGTTACTAAACTTCTTTCCATTAATAGCTGTAATGGTATCGCCTTCTTGAATATTCAATTTACTATAAATAGATCCCGGCACAATTTCAGTCATTTTGAAAGCGAGTGTTCCGTCAGGGTTCTTAATTTGAATTGCTCGGGCCTGTGTTAGTACTTCACTTATATTACCAAGCATTTCATCTCTAACTTTCTTTTGAATTTTAAATGTATTTCCAACGTTCTGAATACGAGAGTCTTTATACTTATTTAAGAGATTCTTTCCTTTTGATGCGCTTACGACATTGATAGGATTCTTAACTCTTGGCTCTTTACTCTGGCTTTCAACATATTCACAATCACCAGTTTTAAGATTCTTAAAGACAACGCGTAGACGATCAATTTTTCCAATCTCTGCGTCGTTATTAATTTTCTCACCCTCTCTAATATCGAGAATTTGGTTCTTTCCTCTTACTTGTACTGAGGCAATAGACTTCACAGAGTCTTGTAAAACAATTGTGTTCACAAGCTTAATACCTAATTGGCTTTTTCTATCTGCACTCTTACATACTAGATTCTCATCTACTTTAGGTTTTTCTATTGGTTTAACACCATCTAGAGAAGGGTCCTTAGTATTAAAAAGATTTGATTTCTCTATTTTTAAAACAGCAACTCTTGCTCTAGGAGTGTAGATTCCTGTCGCTGCTCTAGGCTTCTTTGTTTGTGTTTCTAACTTAGATGAAATACCTGTCGCAATTATCTTTCCACCAAAGTAAGAACAACCAAGAATCATACACGTTAAGAATGTACGGTGAATATCTTGTCTTGAGTCTGGTGAAAAAGTTTTTTCTACAAATCCATTCCAAGTTAAGTTAGAGAGGTTAAACTTCTCTTGAACTTTCATGAGAGCAGGAGTGCTAGAGGCTACGCTTTCAAATTCTTCTTCATCACTATTGTGAGAGCGTCTTAATGAGAATGATTCTCTAGATGGAACTTTGTCTTTAACATTTGCGAGGAAGGCCATGAATCTCTGTGAAACACTAGGTTTAGGATCTTCATAGAATTCGTCTTCATAGTCATCATCAAAATGTTCAAGCTCTTCATCTTCCTGATCTCTTGCAGGATTGAATTCCTGTAGGGGAGCATCTAGATCCTCAAGCTCTTCTTTTTCTTCATCTGAAATTTTAAATTCTTGTGCAACAAAGACTTCTTCGTCTTCTTCATCATCTTCGCTGTCTTCCTCTTCTTCAACGGCGGGACGACTATTGAGCATATCTTCAATATCATCGTCTTCTTGCTCTTCGCTAAAAGAAACTTGCTCACAAGAGGCTTCGTCTATTTGAGGAGGGAGATCACTCTCTTCTAAATCTTGGTCTTCTTCATCCTTGAGGGCCTGCATTTCTAACGCCTCAGGATCTACAGCAATATCACCAGTAGACTCTTCAAAGTCATCATCAATATATTCTTCTTCATCTACTTCTTCGTAGATGTCCTCTTCAAATTCATCCTCATCTTGCTTCGAGAATTTACTTTTGATCTTCGAGAAAATTCCATTTTTCTTTTTAGTCATTAAAGATCCAGCTTTTCTGTAAAGTATTAAAAAATACGTATAATTAGCATTCTCTAATATTTTAAGGTGTTAGACTATATGCTTCAAGTAACTTCTTAAGGTTTTTTTTGCCTATTTGTTGAGCGTCTTTGTCGGGTATGTTCTTGTTGTCACAAACATATATAAGGATGTAAAATTCTCTTAAATTATAACTTATGCATAAAAAGGAATTTAGAATGAGCGAGAGTAAGGACGCTAAGTACAATGTTGACCAAGAAGGACAAGAATTCGATTCTGTCGTTGGCAGCTTATTTTTTGGTGAGATCAATGAAGACGTAATTTTTCCTTTTCCACACTTTAGTGAAGACCAAGTGGAAATGGCCAAAGAAATGTGCTCGGCCGTTTCTAAATATGGTGAAGACGCAATTGACGGTGAAAAATTTGATGAAGAGGCCAAGATACCTGACGAAGTTATTAGGGGATTAGCAGAGCTTGGGCTTTGTGGTTTGGCCGTTCCAGAAGAATATGGTGGAATGCAGCTAGACTACTCATTATATTCAAGAGTTTTTGCTGAAGTCGCATCAATGGATGGATCAACTGCTACAATGCTTGGTGCACACCAATCAATTGGTTATAGAGCTCTTTTAAATGAGGGAACTCCTGAACAAAAAGAAAAATGGCTTCCATCACTAGCTTCTGGTGAAAAATTAGCATCATTTTGTTTAACTGAGCCAGGTTCTGGTTCTGATGCATACTCTATAAAGACTAAGGCCATTAAAAATGATGATGGCTCATTCACAATCACAGGTCAAAAGCTTTGGATTACTAATGCTGGAACTGCTGAGTTCTATACTGTTTTCTGTAAAACTGATCATGAGAAAGACGGAAAGATGGTAGAGAAAATTTCTTGCTTCATTATAGAGAAGGGCATGGAAGGTGTTAGCTTCGGTGAAAAAGAAAATAAAATGGGTATCCGTGCTTCTGAAACGAGAGCTGTGTACTTTGATAAAGTAAAAGTTCCTGCTGAGAATGTTCTTGGTGAGTTAGGAAAGGGCTTTAAGATTGCGATGAATGTCTTAAACTCAGGAAGACTTTCACTTGGTGCAGGTTGTGTCGGTGGTATGAAGACTATCCTAAAGATGGCAACAGAGCACGCGAAAGGAAGAAAGCAATTTGGTGCACCTATTAGTGACTTTGGTCTTATTCAGCAAAAGTTAGCTTTCATGGCCGCTCGTTGTTATGCCACTGAAAGTATTGTTTATATGACTACGGGGAATATGATCAAGGGAATGAATGACTACTTCCTTGAGACTGCAATTTGTAAAGTTTATGGGTCTGAATCTTTATGGACAGTGGTAGATACTGGTCTTCAGATTGCGGCCGGTAATGGATATATGAAAGAGTATCCTTACGAGAGAATTATGAGAGACTCAAGGATTAACCTGATCTTTGAAGGAACAAATGAAATTCTAAGATGTTTCCTTGCTCTTTCTGGTATGAAGGGACCTTCTGACTCACTTAAGGAACTTGGTAAGGTGTCGGATGTTTCATCTGCTCTAAAAGATCCTATTAAATCTCTAGGTGTTCTCTCTGATTTTGCAAAGAAGAGAATTTCAAAGATGATTGCCTCTAGGGCCTTAACAAAAGCGCACCCTGAGCTTGAAGAGTATGCTAACTACTTCTCTTCAATGATGGCATCATTTGCTATTCAAGTTGAAAATACTTTAATTAAGCACGGTAAGAAAATTATTGGAAACGAATATCCTCAAGGAAGACTTTCTAATATGGCAACAGAGCTCTATGTTATGTTGTGTGTAATCTCTCGTACAACATCAATTCTTGAAAAAGATGATGTTCCTCAAGATAAGAAAGATTATGTTCTAGGTCTTACTAAGATTGTAATTAAAGAGTCGAGACAGAACTTTGTCGCTAACTTAAAAGAGATGACTAATAATTATGACAAGCTTACAGCAGAAGTATCGCAAGCAGTATGTAATTATGATGGTTATGGATTAGATATAATTAATTATTAATTATTATGATTAGAACTCTACTCTTTACTTCAATTTTTGTTTTCTCTGGTTGTTCTACTTTAAAGAAGATACCGAAACTTTTTAAAAAAGATAAGGAACAACCAAAGAGAGAAGTCGTTAAGATACCTCACGGCCCTTCATTAGAAGGGACGGGGACGTACTTTAAAGATATAACAAAAGAAGTTGGTTTAGAGGGAGAGATTGCTACTCATATATATGCTGTAGATTTTGATGGTGATGGTTACACTGATATTGTCACGCTTCCATTCTTTTATTCAAGGCCAAAATTCTTTAGCTATATTCCAGAGACAAAGAAGTATGTAGAGCTTAAGTACAATCCATTTGGTAAGGTTGTGCGTGCCAGTTATCTTACTTTCTTTGATGTTGATAAAGATGGACTCCTTGACCTATTGGCGGGAACACTCAACCAAAAGTCAGCACTTCCAAAAGAACCACTTAAAATTTTTAAAGCGAGTAGAGTTAAAGGACAAATTCACTATAAGCAGGTCTTGGCCACTAATATAAAAGATGCTAGGCCTACATCATCAGTTTCAATTCTTGATTTTAATCTCGACGGTTATATTGATCTCTTTGAAGCAAATTGGCTGGATTACTCTAAGGGCTCTTCTCCCAAAGCTTCTCCTGATAGACTCTATATGGGGAAGAAGAATTTTGATTATCAAGAGGTGAGCTACCTTCTAGAAGATGAAGCTCGCTTTTCGAAGGCCAATAATGCCTTTGTAAATGCAATGCCTTCTTTTTCATCTAGTACTTGTGACTTAGATCAAAATGGATTCCCTGATATCCTAACAAGCTCTTCTGGTGGGCATCCAAATAAGATGTGGATGAATCTCTATGACATTCAACACAAAGAGAGAATTTTTAAAGATCATGCTAATGGTTCAGGTTATGAGCATGACGGTTTTGGAATGCTTAATCCAAGAGGTGGAGGAAATTCTCTCTATAGCCTTTGCACTGACTATAATAATGATGGTGTAATGGATATTCTCGTTGGGGAAGTATCTCACTCCTTTGATTCTGAAAATAGGGATAAGTCCTCTTTTCTAACTGGAAGCACTAGAGAGTTTCCACCAAAGTTTTTAAGGTCTGAATACGTTCAAGATAATGGAAGAAGAGTTTGGTCTCAAAGTGATAAGAGATCAGTCTTTGGTGACTTTAATAATGATGGCCTTATTGACATTCTTGTTGAGAACACAGGCTATCCTCCGTACACGCGACTCATTTACTTTATTCAAGAGCCCGATCATGGTTTTGAAAACGTGGCCAAGGATGCAAAGATCGATATTCTCAATCCTTCAGGAGTAGTCACTCTTGATATAGATAGAGATGGAAGAATGGACTTTATTACAGGTCAAAGCAATGTGAGAAAGGCAGATCTTCCTCGAAGAATTTACGTTTATAAGAATATTATTCCAAGAGAGGGAAGGCAGTCGCTACGAATTTTCTTAGATGGGATAAAATCAAATATCCACGGTTGGGGAGCTATGGTTGAAGTGGAGACAGATCATTTCACTCAAAAGCGATGGGCAGAGTTCATCACTGGGCCTCAACCTTCTCAAAGTGAGTATGGTCTTCACTTTGGACTAGACCTAAAGAACTCTTTAAAGAATATTACTGTGACTTGGCCAATACTAGAAAAGAGACAGATTCCACTGCGTGTTGATTATCAATATAAGATACCTAAGGGAAGAGAGCACTCGGAGATCACTCTATGTGAAGACGGTAGAGTTCTAGAGGGTCGCGCTAGCTGTCGTAACTAAGTTATTGATTATTTATGTAAATATATCTAGTTGGAGCTATTTTGCTCTAATTTCA
Proteins encoded in this window:
- the gspD gene encoding type II secretion system secretin GspD, with the protein product MKNKKLIINSSLVALMAPLLFSDATAQFNDSKYRAKTKYKATEKSAASLIKNNNSNSADFFGRNADTSAIDASKDKKYVNLNPETAFGPEVITSFDFPNTSLTDLTKHMQKLTGINLILDKDLKGKVSIMAPTAITVGDAWRAYLTALNINGYTLVKSGSFYKIVNARDIRYTPTKIYTGNFTPNTDNYVMRILPLKNINSTEVTRSFRPYMSRYGRIIEIKQTNTIIVQDTGSNINRLARLIKFLDVPGHEESLQIIPVKNSSAQEIAKLLDKIFKGTKSTKVRSTTANTSLISEIKLIAEPRTNSIIAMTNAEGAKQLNALIKKLDVKLVNSSSGQIHVYYLNHGTSETLAKTLSSLVTSAQPKTSTRSRLSRVASNDDSTSLFNAEVKITADKENNAIVVTASPTDYLTIKEVIKKLDRPRDQVFVEGMIMETSVTKDKGFGINIIGAYGSGATDKAGFVGNGTDLFNVMSNNITALGGLFVGGGTGSSVTQTVSGQEVKIKSVSGLITAIASNAGTNVLATPQIMALDNEEAVFEVGESIPTPERTNAANGSSSVSIKQQKVAMTLKITPQVNKVTRFIKLKIDQKIDDFSSRSLPSGVQSDGVATTTRSAVTSVVVRDRDTIAMGGLMRDKETDVTSKVPLLGDIPVLGWLFKNTRKSVEKLNLLFFLTPKIIDVYKTANAVNVQDQLNRRSTHLKNALGEKDPFATTAKGLYEKAKKQEQGPLYDQEEADEYKRENEEQGIGNKKEEDPLLGENIPNYNVIIQKVKSKASATKK
- a CDS encoding general secretion pathway protein GspC, yielding MTKKKNGIFSKIKSKFSKQDEDEFEEDIYEEVDEEEYIDDDFEESTGDIAVDPEALEMQALKDEEDQDLEESDLPPQIDEASCEQVSFSEEQEDDDIEDMLNSRPAVEEEEDSEDDEEDEEVFVAQEFKISDEEKEELEDLDAPLQEFNPARDQEDEELEHFDDDYEDEFYEDPKPSVSQRFMAFLANVKDKVPSRESFSLRRSHNSDEEEFESVASSTPALMKVQEKFNLSNLTWNGFVEKTFSPDSRQDIHRTFLTCMILGCSYFGGKIIATGISSKLETQTKKPRAATGIYTPRARVAVLKIEKSNLFNTKDPSLDGVKPIEKPKVDENLVCKSADRKSQLGIKLVNTIVLQDSVKSIASVQVRGKNQILDIREGEKINNDAEIGKIDRLRVVFKNLKTGDCEYVESQSKEPRVKNPINVVSASKGKNLLNKYKDSRIQNVGNTFKIQKKVRDEMLGNISEVLTQARAIQIKNPDGTLAFKMTEIVPGSIYSKLNIQEGDTITAINGKKFSNLNEIMNLFGKIKDIDRFELSVRRDGSTQNLEYNFE
- a CDS encoding acyl-CoA dehydrogenase family protein, whose amino-acid sequence is MSESKDAKYNVDQEGQEFDSVVGSLFFGEINEDVIFPFPHFSEDQVEMAKEMCSAVSKYGEDAIDGEKFDEEAKIPDEVIRGLAELGLCGLAVPEEYGGMQLDYSLYSRVFAEVASMDGSTATMLGAHQSIGYRALLNEGTPEQKEKWLPSLASGEKLASFCLTEPGSGSDAYSIKTKAIKNDDGSFTITGQKLWITNAGTAEFYTVFCKTDHEKDGKMVEKISCFIIEKGMEGVSFGEKENKMGIRASETRAVYFDKVKVPAENVLGELGKGFKIAMNVLNSGRLSLGAGCVGGMKTILKMATEHAKGRKQFGAPISDFGLIQQKLAFMAARCYATESIVYMTTGNMIKGMNDYFLETAICKVYGSESLWTVVDTGLQIAAGNGYMKEYPYERIMRDSRINLIFEGTNEILRCFLALSGMKGPSDSLKELGKVSDVSSALKDPIKSLGVLSDFAKKRISKMIASRALTKAHPELEEYANYFSSMMASFAIQVENTLIKHGKKIIGNEYPQGRLSNMATELYVMLCVISRTTSILEKDDVPQDKKDYVLGLTKIVIKESRQNFVANLKEMTNNYDKLTAEVSQAVCNYDGYGLDIINY
- a CDS encoding CRTAC1 family protein; the encoded protein is MIRTLLFTSIFVFSGCSTLKKIPKLFKKDKEQPKREVVKIPHGPSLEGTGTYFKDITKEVGLEGEIATHIYAVDFDGDGYTDIVTLPFFYSRPKFFSYIPETKKYVELKYNPFGKVVRASYLTFFDVDKDGLLDLLAGTLNQKSALPKEPLKIFKASRVKGQIHYKQVLATNIKDARPTSSVSILDFNLDGYIDLFEANWLDYSKGSSPKASPDRLYMGKKNFDYQEVSYLLEDEARFSKANNAFVNAMPSFSSSTCDLDQNGFPDILTSSSGGHPNKMWMNLYDIQHKERIFKDHANGSGYEHDGFGMLNPRGGGNSLYSLCTDYNNDGVMDILVGEVSHSFDSENRDKSSFLTGSTREFPPKFLRSEYVQDNGRRVWSQSDKRSVFGDFNNDGLIDILVENTGYPPYTRLIYFIQEPDHGFENVAKDAKIDILNPSGVVTLDIDRDGRMDFITGQSNVRKADLPRRIYVYKNIIPREGRQSLRIFLDGIKSNIHGWGAMVEVETDHFTQKRWAEFITGPQPSQSEYGLHFGLDLKNSLKNITVTWPILEKRQIPLRVDYQYKIPKGREHSEITLCEDGRVLEGRASCRN